Genomic segment of Panicum virgatum strain AP13 chromosome 9N, P.virgatum_v5, whole genome shotgun sequence:
CACCATAATTTTGGAATGTAGTTATAGTTGTCCAAATGAAGTAAAACCGTCGGTTAATTACTTGCAAATAAACCGTTAGTTGGGGAAGAAGTTAGCAATCTTGCAGTAGTGTATACCAAATTAAATTATTGAAGACTCTTGTTTTTTCTTGACTACAGCAAAGCACCAAAGCTCGACGGCCGTGACAAGCATCACATGCTTGTTAATGACACCTTATTGGCTCACAGCAGCATCACTTGCTTGTGACGGATTAATTCACGGTGTAATAATCAGTTCTGAATCAGCCACTTGCGTGCGTGCATTATGCCTGTCACTGTCACTGTCACGTCACGTCTACTATATTTGTATCGTCCTAGGTTCCTAGCTAGATACGAGAGGTTAAGCGAGCGAGGGCGTGCGGTTTGCTCGTGTCATCACGCAACAAAAAAATGGGGTGCAGTAGCGAGCGGATCAGTAAGCTAACCCGAGACAAGCAGGCTTGCTTTGCTCGCAAGCCTAGCCACCCAATCAGTCACGGCCTCACGAGGCCATCAGATTTCCCGGGACGATGATTGCCTACGCTAACCGGCGGCAACAAGTGTTGCTCGGGGCAAGGCAAACAAGTGACCGCCGCAACGCAGCAGCAGCGTCCACCCCTGAGAGGCAAGTACTGCTACACTTTTTCAGAGACtttaggtcttgtttagttgcactCGTAAACTTTTTAAAATGTAATCTTTgcatatttaaagtattaaacatagattaattataaaattaattacagaacttgtctgtaaattaagagacgaatctaatgagtctaattaatccatcattagagtatatgtactgtagcaatttagcgtttaatcatgatctaattagactcattagattcgtctcgtaatttataagaaaactatgcaattcgttttttatttcatctagatttaatacttcatgtatgtaagattctttttcgatatgataaatttgaaattttgaattttacaactaaacaaggcttAAAAAACAGTGCTTCAGAGTTTTCCGTGACACCTGACACGGGTACGTGAACGTGACAGCGTTTTCCACGGCCAGTGCGCCGTACAGGATCCGAATGGCTAGTGGCTGGTGCCGGTGGTGCGAGCTCGCATTTCAAGGCGCCGTCGCCGTGGTACTGGAAGGCTGCAGCGCAGGGGTACGACGTCACTGTGGGGGAGTAAAGGGACGGCCGGGCCTGGGCAGCCCAGTAATGGGTGTCCATGACTCGCTCGCCCTCGCACCTATGACCTATCCATCATGCATCACCCATGGCCACCCAGCCACAATgaatggcatggcatggcatgcaTGGGGAGAGCGCTGCGCCGGCGAGAGCCCGGGACATGATGGCGTtcagttgggggggggggggggggagaggttTTTGTCTTTCAGTTGAGGGGGAGCTGGGGATGGGGACGGGTAGAGTCATATGCTGTGTGTTTGGTTGGTGGAAGAAATCCAACATGGACGGGTCGAACCTATTTTTAGGATGTTTGGATGGGGAGTAGCAGCGGTTGGAGTGGACCCAAATGAGAATATTCGGTCTATATGTGGGTCGGCTCCGTCCGTCGAAATCTGGCGGACGGAGCCAACCCCGATTTCCTCCATCGCTGAGCGCTCTCCTCGTGAAGTCTTCGTCGTCCGCTCGACCCGGCCCGTCGCGGCTCATGCGCCTCCTCCGTCCCTGTCGCGGTCGATCCGCCTCATCTTCTtggccggcgaggtggctcCCACGGGCAgctcgcggggcggcggcgtcggcctccTCATCTTCTCGACCGGCGAGGCGGCTCCCACGGGCAGCACGCGGCTCGTACGGCGGATCTGGCGGGGCAGCTTCGGCGGGGGCCGGGCGCAGGCCGGCGGGTCCGGCGAGGGCCGCGCTGGCCGACGGTGGGGGGCGggtgttagaaatctaggcaattttcggtatattttaattccaaaattaaatgtataaactagcaatatttctatgactttaaggagtaaaataaaacatgtgaacatgtttatacttatcacacatataagcataaacaatataaataaccaaagtttcagggagtaccctaaagcggggccgttgccggaggcattggctgcgctgttaccaactggagtagacatctactcggttggcctcagtcgaagtagtcgaactaaatcggtgcaggaagaagttcgcagtgcagtcccacgaacggtcaccaagatgtagtcgacgtagtcgttcggccaccagaatgtagtcgacgtagtcgttcggctcgtccaccaggaagtagtcgtacaatcgggcaaagccttagtatttttgagcagtcacgctaaagcgttacccaaaaacctgattgcccgcctatcccgtgcaggatctcaaggcgagcaaggtttcggaggcctgctcacgctaattctgtgcgcgcagaaattagcgttggggaactcagttgttgcaactggagagggagaagagaggagccgagttgcctcagtgctctggtgcaggatggatgaggggaatggcactccttatatagtgactcaggtgctcaggttcgttgaacctggacaccatcagagtcatttaggtgatgcggttatgtccattaattacagatttaattgcacgtttaatcgcacgattaattgctgtcaacggcaaaatagccatcacatcacaccgcgccgcgccgcgccgcgccgcgccgcgccgcgccgcgccgcgccgcaccgcaccgcacgtccggccggccgcgcctcgcctcggcctcggcctcggcctcggccacggccacggccacggcccggcccggcccggctcggcgaggcgagcgagcgcgcgcgcgcgtgtggttcaccgtcctcctcttaccggcttcacaagtggtgtacaagaagtccaccttttaagtcggttgagatcctcctcaattcccggtacggaattaaacattgattccctagcattaatagtgggctttaaattcttttaatgctttagaataaatgggccaagcccattactccaacaatccccaccaagaaatttaagccacactagaaataccctcattctctcattgatataccagtattcgacagagactgttaagttgaacttccatctaggacaaaggctacacttattcacaactgtgcaatggactatgccttgaattgccagttttgtgcaaacaagtttgaccagagccctacactggtactaggctgcaaaagcatccccgcggtttggagcttataagtcatactccaggcccttcatgagtttctagagaatacccaattctcatagaccatgaccagtggtcaaactcatgtgttcctttcagatgttctgtagaacaacatctttgtttcaagaaaacaactcatttgtttaaaagaaaccacctggcacacattaaggtatagaccaacctgccatacagattagaagagaaatgcaccttatacacggaatgagcccttttcacaaaggttctcttctcacagtcagactttagtttgtttcaccatcctaattcacgggatctccgatcacataggacaggtttccactatagaatgactcacgtgggtctcaagcccaattccatagatgcattgtctatcacatttcgtgaaagaccctttgtaaactgatctgccagatttttagccgtctgaacatagtccagggctataactccggagtttctcaattttctgacagatttcaaccgccttttcacatgtctagatgacttcatgttatcctttgaactattcaccttgacaattaccgtttgattgtcacagttcattaggattgccggtaacggtttttcaactatcggcaagtccataaggagctcacgaagccactcagcctcaacagtggcggtatctaatgctgtgagttctgcttccataggtgacctcgttaagatggtctgcttgcaagacttccaggaaacagctccaccaccaagtgtaaacacatatccacttgtggcctttatctcatcagcatcagaaatccaatttgaatcactatacccttctagtacccttgggtacccggtgtagtgaattccatagttcattgtccccttcagatagcgcattactctttcaagacccttccaatgatcatctcccgggtttgaaacaaaccggctcagtttgcttacagcaaacgagatatcaggtcttgtagcgctcgctaaatacattaatgaaccaatgatctgagaatatctcagctgatctcgcattatccttttgttctttctaagaattaaactggcatcatatggtgttgagacaggtttatagtcactataaccaaagcgacttaacaccttctccacatagtgagactgtgtaagaatcaccccaccattgatctcttttaccagctttatattaaggataacatcagcttctcccagatccttcatctcaaaattttgagataaaaactctttgacttccttaatcacattaaggctagtgccaaagatcagtatgtcatccacatacaagcacaaaatcactccttcagccccaccatagcgatagtacacacatctgtcagcttcgttcacaacaaagccggcagaggtcaaagttctatcaaacttttcatgccactgcttaggcgcttgcttgagaccatataaagattttaacaacttacaaaccattccttcttgaccctttgatacaaacccatccggctgatccatatagatctcctcttctaactctccattgaggaaagccgtcttaacgtccatctgatgaacgagaagaccataagaggctgccaaggaaagtaacactcgaattgtggtcaatcgggcaactggtgaataagtgtcaaagaaatcttctccttctttttgtgtataacccttggccacaagcctagccttgtacttttcaatagtaccatctggcctaagctttttcttgaacacccacttgcatccaaccggtttacatccataaggacgttcaacgacctcccaggttccattagacataatagaatccatctcactccttactgcttccttccaatagtcagcatcaggagatgaatatgcctcttcaatggttctgggtgtatcatctatgaggtatacaatgaaatcatcaccaaaagactttacagtcctttgtctcttgctctttcttggagcatcattgttatcctcctcagaattttctacaagtgtatgttcattgtgttctatcggctcagcagagccatcatccttgatgaactcttgcctagatgaacttgtttcatctctcatgggaaaaatgttttcaaaaaatgtagcatctctggactccattatagtaccaacatgcatgtcaggtactccagatttcactattaaaaatctatatccaacgctgtgaatagcataacctagaaagatacaatccacagttttaggtccaaacttacgtttcttggttattggcacactcacttttgccaaacaaccccatgtacgtaagtatgacagtgttggccttttcttctcccattcctcgaaaggagttatctctttattctttgtaggaacacggtttaggacatgacatgcagtcaatatagcctcaccccaccattccttggaaagtcccgctgtatctaacatggcgttaaccaaatccgttagagtgcggttctttctttcggcaaccccatttgactgaggtgaatagggaggcgtcctctcatgaataataccatgttcctcgcagaataaagtaaataagtttgagaaatactcgccaccacgatctgacctaactcttttgatctttctctcaagttggttttctacttcagctttatagattttaaagtagtgtaaagcttcatcttttgacttcaacaaatagatgtaacaaaatctagtactatcatcaatcaaagtcatgaaatattttttaccaccttttgtcaacactccattcatttcgcacaaatcggaatgaattaattctaagggtgccaagctccttgcctccgcgatcttatgaggcttacgagtttgttttgattcaacacatacatgacacttagaatttttgacaaaagtgaactttggaattaagctcaaattagctaagcgcatcatacaaccaaaattaacgtgacaaagcctcgaatgccaaacatttgtttcatcaacgttaataacattgtatgcaattttattacaaacatctgacaaagaaagacggaacaaacctccgctttcataaccttttccaacaaaagtaccaaacttagacaagatacatttattggactcaaagactaatttgaaaccatctctacacagtagagagccgctgactaaattcttcttgatggtggggacatgctgcacgttcttcagctgcacggtcttccccgaagtaaacttcagatttaccgtaccaacaccaagaacacgcgcatgtgatccgttccccatcagcaaggaggaagtcccgccggtctggtaagaagagaacaaagaagcatcagcacaaacatgaatattagcaccagtatcaacccaccactcgggtgaaccaaagactgaaagaacagtaggtaataaattaccgtaccccgaagttcctccaggctcgctaataaccatgttggcggagttgttgcctttgcggttcggacactttgcagcaaagtgatccgtactagcgcacacatagcaagctcccgtcttcttcttcttcttaaaagtggttgtcttcttagtctttggttggttctgcggtggctttttcttgttcttgttggagttgttcttctgaacaagattggcacttgaagcaccaacaactcctttcccacgtatgtcctttgctctcgccttctcctcaacatcaagagtccctatgagtccatctattgtgaactcctgtctcttatgttttagagaagtagcaaagtccctccaagaaggtggcagcttagagattatacctccagccacaaacttattgggtaacacacatggggactctttgctgcaatttttgagatcttttgccagagtatgtatttcatgagcctgttccactacagaacggtcttcgaccatcctgtactcaaggaactgctccatgatatacaactcactcccggcgtcagatactccatattgagcctcaagagcatcccacaaagctttgccagttggcagccggatataagaatccaccaggttatcaccgagaacactaatgatcaagcctcgaaagaggatatcagcctcatcgaacgcactcccttcctctggagagaattgttcaggcttaccctctttcacatggatcactctcgataatgttaaccacagtataagccgctcttgccaacgtttgtaatttgaaccatcaaaaggtgatggtttgattgatgcagcaaagctagataccgaaagcctattaacataatcaggtttttggattgttagaaatctaggcaattttcggtatattttaattccaaaattaaatgtataaactagcaatatttctatgactttaaggagtaaaataaaacatgtgaacatgtttatacttatcacacatataagcataaacaatataaataaccaaagtttcagggagtaccctaaagcggggccgttgccggaggcattggctgcgctgttaccaactggagtagacatctactcggttggcctcagtcgaagtagtcgaactaaatcggtgcaggaagaagttcgcagtgcagtcccacgaacggtcaccaagatgtagtcgacgtagtcgttcgaccaccagaatgtagtcgacgtagtcgttcggctcgtccaccaggaagtcgtcgtacaatcgggcaaagccttagtatttttgagcagtcacgctaaagcgttacccaaaaacctgattgcccgcctatcccgtgcaggatctcaaggcgagcaaggtttcggaggcctgctcacgctaattctgtgcgcgcagaaattagcgttggggaactcagttgttgcaactggagagagaagagaggagccgagttgcctcagtgctctggtgcaggatggatgaggggaatggcactccttatatagtgactcaggtgctcaggttcgttgaacctggacaccatcagagtcatttaggtgatgcggttatggccattaattacagatttaattgcacgtttaatcgcacgattaattgctgtcaacggcaaaatagccatcacatcacaccgcggcgcggcgcggcgcggccgaccGGCCCAGCCGGGCCgtctcggcgaggcgagcgagcgcgcgcgcgtgtggttcaccgtcctcctcttaccggcttcacaagtggtgtacaagaagtccaccttttaagtcggttgagatcctcctcaattcccggtacggaattaaacattgattccctagcattaatagtgggctttaaattcttttaatgctttagaataaatgggccaagcccattactccaacagcgGGCATAGACCGACGGCAGGGCGCGCGTAGGTCGAGGCTGCGGTGAGGAAGAAGATAGAATGTGACCCTGACAAGTGGGACCCATGAGTACTGTAGCAAACGGTGTCAAATATACCATCGGACCTTTTTCCCaatccctccaaccaaacaaaaaataGAATGGGTCCAACCCAACCTAAAACTATTAACCAAATATGAGATGAGTTAGAGCCATACTTAAAAACAAGAGATGAAACCAACCCAACCCACCAGATCCCGGAACCAAGATGGGCGCGCCCGCTCAGGGGTCAGGGCTGTGGGCGTCGACGCATTCACGTGCCGTCACGCCCCCCTGCCGCGCACCATTGGCTCCTCCGGCATAGGATGCTTGTGCCGCTGCAGCTCCCGAATCGCCTTGGCCCGGCATCGGTAGCACACGCACGAATATCCGTGCACATATTTTGTACAGTTCGACGTAACAGATTTGCGGCAGTAGACCACATTACATGACCTGCAGAAGGTAATCACTAGTTTATTATGGGGTAAAAAATGGGATCAAAAGTGTCAAATTTGGTGCAGCAGGCCATTCAACATATCCAGAGTAAAcctaaaaaaaacaagaaataaACATACTGGATTgcacacatgtatgaagtattaaatagagttttaaaaaataactaattgcacaatttaGTTGTAAATaatgagataaatcttttaagcctaattagtccacgATTGGatactaattaccaaataaaaacgaaaatacTATAGTAGCgaaacccaaaaaattttgggaactaaacacacccccaAATGTTAGCACAGCACCAGTAGCCACCAGGTCACGCTCAAGCAAGCTTTGACCGGGGGTCGCTCAACCGGGGAAAAAAAATCTCTACTGGAAAAATCCTATCACAGTCGGCCACTCGTACATTTGGAAATGGAACGGATCTTCCCAGGGAAAAGGCACAATTATTCACTGCCTTTTTGCTTGTATACTTCCTCTTCTACTATAATGTTACAAATTGGACAACAGGCGCCGCCTCATCACCAAACATTATCATCTCCAATAGGATTAGAATCTGTACAAACTACCCTACCCTTTTACAACAATTAACTGGGGTCAAATGATTAAATGGAGGGCCTAGCTGCTCCGCTTCCCACAACCAGCCACCACCATTTGTGTTATTCTCCGACGACAAATCAAATCTTTTGTTACTTCTTCATCGCTTCTGGTGCTCCACTTATTGAGTTGTCAATGTATATCGTCTATCAGATGGTTCAGCATTGGGCCCGGAGAAGCAGGATTCAACTTGTGCCTCTGCGTCAGAGATCGCATTACTAAGGCAAACTAAGTCAATGACTACTGTGCTCATAGCTGCTAAGCCAGATCAGGATGCTTCGGATTTGCTAACTTTCCCCTAGACGGGGAACCTGATGACTGGACACCAGCATTTAAGCTTGGATGAGCTGAATTATTATCATTTGCATTCTTTGGATCCTGACATGCACCTTGCACAGGGTTGACTGCTGCCTTCCCAACATCTCCATTCTGTGCTGTTTTAAGACTATCAGCAGTTAGTTGGTGGCCATGGATATAGCCGTTGGCTTTGCCATTCATTCCAGAAAACATCCCAAGCACTTGAGCATGTGTCATAGGAATGCCTGATCCAAATAACCCCTGCCCAGCATATTGACCCATGACGTTTGACATAGCAGTGAAGCCATTGATATTAGAGTGGATTTCTCGACTGTGGCTGTGCTGCTGTAATGGAGGCATTGTTCCAGTACTAACGGTACCGCCACACGACTTGTTAACTCCATTCTCATGCTTCATTACTTTACTGGCAATTTCAGAGCTCTTATCAAAGCTTGCTGATGTAGAAGCTACTGTTTGAGTTCTAGTTAGAGCCTCACCAGTAGCATCACCATTTGAAGACAGTCCAGACTTGTGATGGAGCACATCAATCTTGGATGGCATGTTGGGTTGAGTAGCGTCCTCAGAGGAGGGATTGGTCGATGCGACAACTGGAGGACACTCAGAGTTTTGAGGTGGCTCACCATCTACAACCCATCCTGGGCCAAAATTTGTCCCAGGGGGTAGTGCCCTTCTGATACGATTTGCTGCTACATCCCAGCCAACTGGGCCCAATTTTGCTGTGAACCACGCCAAGCTCCTAGCATATGCATGTTGCTGCTGAACCCCTACCTGGTTCAGACAATAAGGAAAAATCAAATAAACTAGAAATATTAGCATAGCAAGTTCCAGCCAGCATAGATTGTTAAAGCAGTAAGTTTCAATGATCAAGAACAGTTAAGTTAGCAGGGTTATTAGCCAGACTACAACCAAATTTGTGAATTCTTCAAAACAAATTGTATCTGGTCAGGATGTGCTTACTGGAACCAGTAGTTTCCTCTCATCATCAAAGGCAGCAAACAGAGaactattatgtgagtaatgctCATATGTACTCCGGCGGTCGTCATCTAAACTAGGGGTTTTTTTCCCCCACTTGGACGAACCTAGAAGGTTTACAGAAGTCATGTTTGTAAATCAAAAGTTTAGCAACATAACATATGAGCACATATAAGTAGAAGAACTAACCTGAATAATCACCAATTTTATCTGTTCTTTTTGCACTAAAGGAACCAAACATACTGTGAAAAGTGGATGGATCTTTCAATGGGGTACTTGTATTTCGAGTTCTGTCTCCCGTTGATCTTTTTCTTATTGTATCGGCGTTGTCTTCAGGTTTATTTGTTTTTACATTGGATAGATCTGGTGAGACATCATCCTCCATCTTGGGATTCTTTGGTGGCCTGCCTCTTCGAGCTGGTGGtttgggttcttcttcttcatcgctAGGTTGCCTCAAGTTTTCAAAATCCTTTTTGGCAAGAGCTTCAATAGATCGTGCCTAAGAGATTATTGAATGTTTCAGGTACATAGATTAGATGACTGGTATTGCCAACTTGTCCACGATACAGAAAAATTCAAGGGAAAAAGAACTGAGCTGACTATATATGTCGATCTATCAGTAGTATATTTTTGCATTGCAACAAATATATGGTGTCTTCTATAATGGTAAAGTATGTATCTGGAGGAGACATGCCAAGGAAAACAGCCAACTTGATGTTCAATTTGTATACTTAGATTATTAGCATAGGGAAAATCAGGAGTTAAAAAGCAGTTGGCAAGCTAATATGTCAAAAGGAATGAACGTTCAGACAAACAATTGCAGTAAGGAAACAAAAGGTCACAGTGTTTATGCAAACATAGATAAAAATTAGCATGTCAGTCCCACAAAACTGAAGGAAAAGCTGGAACAATTTTCATGCTTAACATATATCTGGAACAACAGAACTAACAAAAAACATACATGATCCACAAAATATAGAAGTGCATGCAGCAAGATGGGTTATATAATACAATAACAAACATACCTGCCGGAAGTAGATTGTGTCGGCTGAATTGTAAGACATGGCATTTGATGTAAGTAGAAATATACCGTCCTGCAAAAACAGAAAAACATTAGATGTCAAAAAGAAGATCCTTTATACTGAAGCACAAGTATTACCCCATTATGATTTGATTTACTACAAAGTGTGCAATGAAATATTCAATCTCATGTTTAACATATATATGCAGGAAAATTCCCCAGTGTTTCTGTGGGAAATTAAACATGCCAACTTTATACAATTTTAAAATACAAGGGAACACCCAGTGCACTTGGTATtctcaaagaaacaaaaaactACAACATGCATTATGTATTCTGCTTCTGCATTTAGAGAATGGAATTCAACAAAGCAGCAACACGCCATTCAGTGCAACCCAAGTCAATAGATGACCTTGGCAGTTACAAAGAACAAATATTTAATTATCTGCTGAAGCTCAGATATCAGTAATGTATATTAAGCAAGTATACGCAAGAAGCACAGTGCCACTGTGGATTAGAAAAGTTCTTGAGCTACTGATACTTTTTCTTAAAGCAGCTGGTTTATAGGCATAGCAAACAGTTCTTGGATTTTATTCATTAATTAAGTATCTGGACTAATTATTCCCATGAAACTTCACTTTAGCAGTCTAGGCATCCAACCTATGTTAGAATAAAACATAACTCTGAGCGATGAATACAGCTCGTAACCATGTAGGTCCAACTGATTATTCACGAATGACTACTGTCATCACAGTATAATCTAAGCTGAAGTCTAATGAATTAATACTGTATATAGGTAAAAATCATTTAGTTCAATGGAATTCTTTTTCACTTGGAACTGTGCAAGACAATCATTATATCACAACCCATGAAGTTTCAACATGTCAATCCAAAAAGTACCTTTCATTAAGGACATTAACTCATATGGTATGAGCTCACTTTGGTCCCTGGtaaaaacagcaagaaccaTAGAAAATGTACATAGAGATATAACGTAGTGCATGTTACTCAAGAATTTCTTGTCCAGTGCATCAAAGTGCAGAAAGCAAACAACTAGCACATTCTATTAACAATACCAAAAGGCAGTATCTAGTTCCTCACAAAGTCACAAGGGATTAATGAAAGCTAGACAGGTGCAACTATATCAACAAAACATTAGTTCATTATACACAAGATTAAATTGGAAAGAACAAAGGTAGGTTTATGATACAAGGAAACAATAGAGACATTGTTAAACCAGTGAATTGAACAACAAATACAGTAGTACAGCGCAGAAGGTTGTACCAAACACCAGTTAAATCAAAGATTCAAATAAAAGCTGGTAAAACAGAGACCTCAACACAACCTGAAGGAACCAGTAAATGAAACAGTCACACATATACCTCAAACTGCTCCAAGTTAGAATACGAGTCATTCAACAGCTTCTCACGGATTGTCGAGAAGTCCATCGGATGCTCAATAATCTCATGGTAATCTGGAAGCTGCAGTCACATATAAAATGCGGGTATTAGCATCCAAGCTCCCATCTGAAAGCACAACAGAACTACAGCTCCATGACTCACCTCCTCTGGGTCGACAGGCTCTGAGAAAACTCCATAAGTATCCTTCCTGAGAGAAGTGCAAGGTAGACAGATAAGCGCACATAACCTAAGTCAGGTGAAACCCAAGCAAACCTTATTGGACCAGAATTACATCAGGATGGGGCCAGGGCACTCACTTCTGGAGCCTATCGAGGATGAAGAGCAGCAACTTTTTGTCTGGGAGGGGCGTCCCCGTGGGCCCGCCGCCATCCAACGCAGCAACTCCTGCTCCCACAAACGCAAGAAACGTTAACCAACGAAAAATTCAAATCCCTGAACCACTTCAA
This window contains:
- the LOC120688304 gene encoding bromodomain-containing protein 4-like isoform X2, coding for MAKTRKPPPPPPPPAETPSPQRRRKKKGRPSLLDLQRRSLRLQAQNPTPAPSPSRRDPNPSDDDDDGAGSGRRRQKRLKSVLSGVVKEEAGEGKKDAAKATGKGVAALDGGGPTGTPLPDKKLLLFILDRLQKKDTYGVFSEPVDPEELPDYHEIIEHPMDFSTIREKLLNDSYSNLEQFEDGIFLLTSNAMSYNSADTIYFRQARSIEALAKKDFENLRQPSDEEEEPKPPARRGRPPKNPKMEDDVSPDLSNVKTNKPEDNADTIRKRSTGDRTRNTSTPLKDPSTFHSMFGSFSAKRTDKIGDYSGSSKWGKKTPSLDDDRRSTYEHYSHNSSLFAAFDDERKLLVPVGVQQQHAYARSLAWFTAKLGPVGWDVAANRIRRALPPGTNFGPGWVVDGEPPQNSECPPVVASTNPSSEDATQPNMPSKIDVLHHKSGLSSNGDATGHVMWSTAANLLRRTVQNMCTDIRACATDAGPRRFGSCSGTSILCRRSQWCAAGGRDGT
- the LOC120688304 gene encoding bromodomain-containing protein DDB_G0270170-like isoform X1, with the translated sequence MAKTRKPPPPPPPPAETPSPQRRRKKKGRPSLLDLQRRSLRLQAQNPTPAPSPSRRDPNPSDDDDDGAGSGRRRQKRLKSVLSGVVKEEAGEGKKDAAKATGKGVAALDGGGPTGTPLPDKKLLLFILDRLQKKDTYGVFSEPVDPEELPDYHEIIEHPMDFSTIREKLLNDSYSNLEQFEDGIFLLTSNAMSYNSADTIYFRQARSIEALAKKDFENLRQPSDEEEEPKPPARRGRPPKNPKMEDDVSPDLSNVKTNKPEDNADTIRKRSTGDRTRNTSTPLKDPSTFHSMFGSFSAKRTDKIGDYSGSSKWGKKTPSLDDDRRSTYEHYSHNSSLFAAFDDERKLLVPVGVQQQHAYARSLAWFTAKLGPVGWDVAANRIRRALPPGTNFGPGWVVDGEPPQNSECPPVVASTNPSSEDATQPNMPSKIDVLHHKSGLSSNGDATGEALTRTQTVASTSASFDKSSEIASKVMKHENGVNKSCGGTVSTGTMPPLQQHSHSREIHSNINGFTAMSNVMGQYAGQGLFGSGIPMTHAQVLGMFSGMNGKANGYIHGHQLTADSLKTAQNGDVGKAAVNPVQGACQDPKNANDNNSAHPSLNAGVQSSGSPSRGKLANPKHPDLA